The following nucleotide sequence is from Paeniglutamicibacter kerguelensis.
CCCTTGGTCACCGCGTACCACCAGGTGGCGGCGAACGCCAGGCCGATGACAAACATCTCCGGCATGAGGAAGCCGGTCAGGATGAAAACGACCTGCAGGGCCCAGCCAATGGCGTATCCCAGCGGTTTTTTCAGCAGGGCGCAGGTGAAGATGCAGGCCAGCGCCAGCACGGCGCCGGCGCCGAGCGCCAACACCGGGCTGACCGTCTCGCGGTTGAGCCCGGAGTAGGCCAGCGCGACGAAAAACGCCAGGAAGGCCTCCAGTGTGAGCACCGTTGAGGCGAACATCACACGCGTGGAGCGCGGCTTTTTCGGTTGGCCCGGGCGCCATTCACGCTGCGCCTTGGTCATTCGTGCCATGGCCTACGCGCCTCCCATC
It contains:
- a CDS encoding DUF4233 domain-containing protein yields the protein MARMTKAQREWRPGQPKKPRSTRVMFASTVLTLEAFLAFFVALAYSGLNRETVSPVLALGAGAVLALACIFTCALLKKPLGYAIGWALQVVFILTGFLMPEMFVIGLAFAATWWYAVTKGHSMDVETARRAREQAKWDAANPEPDAP